In the Nitrospirales bacterium LBB_01 genome, one interval contains:
- a CDS encoding bifunctional oligoribonuclease/PAP phosphatase NrnA, with protein sequence MNPPENLIKEIQKNERFYIVPHVFPDGDAVGSALALREALESLGKEVSIKSRDPLPVQYSFMQGAERFSNDFTFPEAESHVLIIVDCNTLERTGVKDVKFKKILVIDHHLPGDSDYALDTTVSEADTVKDHFSDAHWIVSKSPATGLLIYHVLNALSATITKSIAENIFMAISYDTGTFRHSNTTADSLFVCAKLVDIGVNPSYIANKLYNNWSEAKFLLFKKMMSQLEIYKPDVSVAVVTDSMFKETGALGEETENFVNFPLMVDSVNLSVFFREFSPQKWKVSLRSQGGINVAAVAGHFGGGGHKNAAGYRVSGTLEEVKGMLLEKLKML encoded by the coding sequence ATGAATCCACCAGAGAATCTGATTAAAGAAATACAGAAAAACGAGCGGTTTTACATAGTGCCGCATGTGTTTCCGGATGGGGATGCCGTGGGGTCGGCGCTTGCCCTTAGAGAGGCTCTTGAGTCGTTGGGTAAGGAGGTGTCGATAAAATCCAGAGACCCTCTTCCCGTTCAGTATAGTTTTATGCAAGGAGCAGAAAGGTTTTCAAACGACTTTACTTTCCCGGAGGCAGAGTCCCACGTTCTTATCATCGTGGATTGCAACACTTTGGAACGGACAGGCGTAAAGGATGTGAAATTCAAGAAAATCCTCGTAATTGACCATCACCTGCCAGGAGACAGTGACTATGCTCTGGACACGACGGTGAGCGAGGCTGATACGGTTAAAGATCACTTTAGCGATGCACACTGGATAGTGTCCAAATCTCCGGCAACAGGGCTTCTCATTTACCACGTGCTTAATGCTCTTTCGGCTACGATAACAAAATCCATAGCTGAAAATATATTTATGGCTATCTCCTATGACACAGGCACATTTCGGCACTCAAACACAACTGCCGACTCCCTTTTCGTGTGCGCTAAACTTGTTGACATTGGCGTAAATCCCTCATATATTGCCAACAAACTATATAACAATTGGTCTGAGGCTAAATTTTTACTCTTTAAAAAGATGATGTCGCAGCTTGAGATTTACAAGCCTGACGTCTCCGTAGCGGTAGTGACAGACAGTATGTTTAAAGAGACAGGGGCTTTGGGTGAAGAGACAGAAAATTTTGTAAATTTCCCGTTGATGGTTGATTCGGTAAACCTGTCGGTATTTTTTCGTGAGTTTAGCCCGCAAAAGTGGAAAGTGTCGCTTCGGTCACAGGGCGGCATAAATGTGGCGGCAGTAGCGGGTCATTTTGGCGGCGGTGGGCATAAAAACGCCGCCGGTTACAGAGTCTCCGGCACTCTTGAAGAGGTTAAAGGAATGTTGCTTGAAAAGTTGAAAATGTTGTAG
- the rbfA gene encoding 30S ribosome-binding factor RbfA, whose translation MHPYKRAQRVSGSLREDIAQVVLTKIKDPRLGFVTITDVSVSDDLKSARVFVSILKKEYVEQSLKVLNSAAGFIRKEIAKTLSMKVIPVLSFFEDKSMLYGSKIDKIFEKIHGDSHESTRESD comes from the coding sequence ATGCACCCATATAAGCGCGCACAACGAGTGTCAGGGTCACTTCGGGAGGACATTGCTCAGGTGGTTCTGACAAAAATAAAAGACCCGCGGCTTGGGTTTGTAACAATCACAGATGTTTCAGTCTCTGATGACCTGAAGTCGGCAAGAGTGTTTGTCAGCATTCTTAAAAAGGAGTATGTTGAACAGAGTCTTAAGGTATTAAACTCGGCGGCAGGGTTTATAAGAAAGGAAATTGCAAAAACCCTCAGTATGAAAGTTATACCTGTGTTGAGCTTTTTTGAGGATAAATCCATGTTGTATGGATCCAAAATAGATAAAATATTTGAAAAAATACACGGAGATAGTCATGAATCCACCAGAGAATCTGATTAA
- a CDS encoding DUF503 domain-containing protein — MVVGVLKMDLYLPESGSLKSKRFVVKSLKDRLRNKFNVSVAEEANDLWQRVSIFCACISNDVKQIHSTLESVKNMAEKETMAELLDYSVEIT; from the coding sequence TTGGTAGTTGGTGTTTTAAAAATGGATTTATACTTGCCGGAGTCCGGTTCTTTAAAGTCCAAGAGGTTTGTTGTTAAATCTCTGAAGGACAGGCTTAGGAACAAATTTAACGTATCGGTTGCTGAAGAGGCAAACGACTTATGGCAAAGGGTGTCCATTTTTTGTGCCTGTATTTCTAACGATGTCAAACAAATACACAGCACACTGGAAAGCGTTAAGAACATGGCAGAGAAAGAGACTATGGCAGAGCTTTTGGACTATTCGGTGGAGATAACCTGA